A genome region from Pueribacillus theae includes the following:
- a CDS encoding YtrH family sporulation protein — MEKFLITLIIAFFVAIGVVVGGSIIGGIGAFLINEPPMKTIAQLANNLKIWALVAAIGGTFDMITNLERGLFYGTPTEIVKQILLVMFAMSGAYTGTQIIQWFTQETIH, encoded by the coding sequence ATGGAAAAGTTTCTGATTACACTAATTATAGCATTTTTCGTTGCAATCGGTGTTGTCGTCGGTGGTTCAATCATTGGTGGGATCGGGGCTTTTCTCATTAATGAGCCTCCAATGAAAACCATAGCACAGCTTGCAAATAATTTAAAAATCTGGGCACTTGTTGCCGCAATCGGCGGTACGTTCGACATGATTACAAATCTCGAACGAGGATTGTTTTATGGAACGCCGACAGAAATCGTAAAACAGATTTTACTCGTCATGTTTGCCATGAGCGGGGCATATACCGGAACACAAATCATTCAATGGTTTACACAGGAGACCATTCACTAA
- the ytrI gene encoding sporulation membrane protein YtrI — translation MRVPSTRTLYRWQRFFAGIVIGTIIGWLLFLTFFGMMQERQVDIISKQQKQIKDLEDKIALFQKDIEDINEKNEKSLLIREIKIEFMNADKLKLNEMEKFELEKNATHYLEQLLLNKKIDIVSKNKELLISSLENKQFFVEKKKYNLKVRQLYLYTTIELYIDVTLS, via the coding sequence ATGCGTGTCCCTTCTACTCGCACATTATACAGATGGCAGCGTTTTTTCGCTGGGATTGTCATTGGTACCATTATTGGCTGGTTGCTCTTTTTAACTTTTTTCGGCATGATGCAAGAACGCCAAGTAGATATCATTTCAAAACAGCAGAAGCAAATAAAAGATTTAGAGGATAAAATTGCACTTTTCCAAAAGGATATTGAAGACATCAACGAAAAAAACGAAAAAAGCTTATTAATCCGTGAAATAAAAATTGAATTTATGAATGCAGATAAGCTTAAACTAAACGAAATGGAAAAATTTGAACTGGAGAAAAATGCTACACATTATTTAGAACAGCTGCTGTTAAACAAAAAAATCGACATCGTTTCAAAAAATAAAGAATTGCTTATTTCATCACTGGAAAATAAGCAATTCTTTGTCGAAAAGAAAAAATATAACTTAAAAGTGAGACAGCTTTATTTATATACAACGATTGAATTGTATATTGATGTCACTCTGTCTTAG
- a CDS encoding DHH family phosphoesterase, which produces MKEQILEEIKKYETIIIHRHVRPDPDAIGSQGALAEIVKASFPNKKVFVVGEEDRSLTFLNRMDEIDNNVYEGALVIVCDTANQPRISDKRYTMGDKLIKIDHHPNEDRYGDIVWVDTNASSVSEMIYEFYLFGKDKGLLLNEKAASLIYAGIVGDTGRFLFPTTTEKAFKYAYELVANGLNFVPIYEELYKQRIELVHLNGYVLQHFSLDETGVGHMKLPMSVLEKFNVSPSEASLLVNAFSDVEGIKVWVFFIEENGQIRVRFRSKGPIVNTIAATFNGGGHPLASGATIYSWDDVEPILQMLRNVCMEYDSKTE; this is translated from the coding sequence ATGAAAGAACAAATTCTTGAAGAGATAAAGAAGTATGAGACGATTATTATCCACCGCCATGTAAGGCCTGATCCTGATGCGATTGGATCCCAAGGGGCGCTCGCTGAAATTGTGAAAGCAAGCTTTCCAAATAAAAAAGTTTTTGTCGTAGGAGAAGAGGATCGGTCATTAACTTTTTTAAACCGCATGGACGAAATTGATAATAACGTTTATGAAGGGGCGCTCGTTATCGTTTGTGATACGGCGAATCAACCACGGATCAGTGATAAGCGCTATACGATGGGGGATAAGCTCATTAAAATTGATCACCACCCGAACGAAGATCGGTATGGGGATATTGTGTGGGTGGATACGAATGCGAGCTCTGTCAGTGAAATGATCTATGAGTTTTATCTTTTCGGAAAAGACAAGGGGCTCCTATTAAATGAGAAAGCCGCTTCTTTGATTTATGCTGGAATTGTGGGAGATACCGGGAGATTTCTTTTTCCAACTACAACTGAAAAAGCATTCAAATATGCGTATGAATTAGTTGCAAACGGCCTCAATTTTGTACCGATTTATGAAGAGCTCTATAAACAAAGAATTGAACTTGTCCATCTGAACGGCTATGTTCTCCAGCACTTTTCGCTGGACGAAACCGGCGTTGGCCATATGAAACTTCCGATGTCTGTATTGGAGAAATTCAATGTGTCGCCAAGCGAAGCTTCCCTATTGGTGAACGCTTTCTCCGATGTTGAAGGAATAAAAGTTTGGGTATTCTTCATTGAGGAGAACGGGCAAATTCGGGTGAGATTCCGTTCAAAAGGGCCCATTGTAAATACAATCGCAGCAACATTTAATGGAGGTGGCCATCCATTGGCGTCAGGTGCGACAATTTATTCATGGGATGATGTTGAACCGATTTTACAGATGCTGCGCAATGTTTGTATGGAATATGATTCTAAGACAGAGTGA
- a CDS encoding YtpI family protein, with protein sequence MPTLAILIVISIMFYFFYKVKSFRTKAPAEKSWINTKANIAIGNFLLFFGLNQIFIYYNSTITIIVGSVFILLGLANIILGYRAYRYYLPIAIEEAAQNKER encoded by the coding sequence ATGCCAACACTCGCTATTCTTATCGTCATTTCAATTATGTTTTACTTTTTTTACAAAGTAAAGTCGTTTCGAACGAAAGCTCCAGCTGAAAAAAGCTGGATCAATACGAAAGCAAATATCGCTATTGGAAATTTCCTCTTATTTTTCGGCTTAAATCAAATTTTTATTTATTATAATTCTACGATTACGATCATTGTTGGTTCGGTCTTCATATTGTTAGGGTTGGCAAATATCATTTTGGGGTATCGGGCGTATCGTTACTATCTTCCGATTGCCATCGAGGAAGCGGCCCAAAACAAAGAAAGATAG
- a CDS encoding DRTGG domain-containing protein, whose product MATKHEQILAFIEALEVGDKISVRQIAKELGVSEGTAYRAIKDAENQGFVSTIERVGTIRIKKKQKENIEKLTFAEVVNIVDGQVLGGRAGLHKTLNKFVIGAMRLEAMMRYVEPGSLLIVGNRDQVHKIALEAGAAVLITGGFDANDEVKQLADERELPVISTSYDSFTTGTMINRAIYDQLIKKEIVQVSDILTPLEKTQFLYSGDTVERWHEHHDESTHSRYPVVDTNMKVVGIVTSKDVINAGDEILIEKIMTKNPLTVNERTSVATAAHMMIWEGIEMVPVVNQSQKLVGIISRQDVLKAMQTMQQQPQIGETFADLIANQIVEKEENGVESFTCEVTPQMTNHLGTLAYGVMTTLVTEVGSRVLKKYKKGDPVVENLTIFFIKPIQIESTIDIRPRILEVSRKYGRLDVEIFHEGTIVGKALMVAQLIDRH is encoded by the coding sequence ATGGCTACGAAACATGAACAGATTCTAGCTTTTATTGAAGCACTTGAAGTCGGGGATAAAATCTCTGTTCGTCAAATTGCAAAAGAGTTGGGTGTCAGTGAAGGGACAGCTTATCGAGCAATAAAAGATGCTGAAAATCAAGGCTTTGTCAGCACAATTGAACGCGTCGGCACGATCCGAATTAAGAAAAAGCAGAAGGAAAATATAGAGAAATTAACCTTTGCTGAAGTTGTAAATATTGTTGACGGCCAAGTCCTTGGTGGACGGGCTGGACTTCATAAAACGTTAAATAAATTTGTCATCGGTGCGATGAGACTTGAAGCAATGATGAGATATGTTGAGCCGGGAAGCCTCTTAATTGTTGGCAACCGTGATCAAGTGCATAAAATTGCACTCGAAGCGGGAGCTGCTGTTTTAATTACAGGTGGCTTTGATGCGAATGATGAGGTTAAACAGCTGGCAGATGAACGGGAATTGCCTGTTATTTCCACATCATACGATTCATTTACAACAGGAACGATGATCAACCGCGCCATCTACGATCAACTCATTAAAAAAGAAATTGTCCAAGTAAGCGATATTTTGACGCCGCTTGAGAAAACTCAATTTTTATACAGCGGGGATACGGTGGAAAGATGGCATGAACATCATGATGAATCGACCCATAGCCGCTACCCTGTCGTTGACACAAATATGAAAGTTGTTGGAATCGTTACTTCAAAAGATGTCATTAATGCAGGCGATGAAATACTAATTGAAAAAATTATGACAAAAAATCCTTTGACAGTTAATGAACGCACATCTGTTGCAACGGCTGCACATATGATGATTTGGGAAGGCATCGAAATGGTTCCAGTTGTCAATCAGTCCCAAAAATTGGTAGGAATTATTAGCAGGCAGGATGTTTTGAAAGCGATGCAAACGATGCAGCAGCAGCCGCAAATTGGCGAAACGTTCGCTGATTTGATCGCAAACCAAATTGTAGAAAAAGAGGAAAATGGGGTGGAGTCTTTCACTTGTGAGGTCACTCCGCAAATGACGAACCATCTTGGGACATTGGCTTATGGCGTGATGACTACTCTTGTAACAGAGGTAGGCAGCAGAGTGTTAAAAAAATATAAAAAAGGTGATCCAGTCGTAGAAAACTTAACGATCTTTTTTATTAAGCCCATTCAAATTGAAAGCACGATCGATATACGACCGCGCATTCTTGAAGTAAGCAGAAAATATGGAAGGCTTGATGTTGAAATTTTCCATGAAGGAACAATCGTCGGCAAGGCTTTAATGGTGGCGCAGCTCATCGATCGCCATTAG
- a CDS encoding metal-dependent hydrolase, giving the protein MKLSFHGHSIVMIETNGKKILIDPFISGNNQTDLDAGKVECDVILLTHGHNDHVGDTVEIAKRNDALVVATADLATYLGWQGVNVHPMNIGGAYEFDFGKVKLTQAFHSSHYTEDENKNIVYTGMPTGILFTAEGKTIYHLGDTGLFSDLKMIGEMNDIDLAFIPIGDNFTMGPEDAAVAAEWVGAKTVVPIHYNTFPVIEQDPNQFVQLLKEGIEGKVLKAGESITL; this is encoded by the coding sequence ATGAAACTAAGCTTCCATGGCCATTCCATTGTCATGATTGAAACGAATGGGAAGAAAATTTTAATCGATCCGTTTATTAGTGGAAATAATCAAACGGATCTAGATGCAGGGAAGGTTGAATGTGATGTTATTCTTTTGACACACGGCCATAATGATCACGTCGGCGACACGGTTGAAATTGCCAAGCGCAATGATGCATTAGTCGTTGCAACGGCTGATCTCGCTACATATTTAGGCTGGCAAGGCGTAAACGTTCATCCAATGAACATTGGCGGCGCATATGAATTCGATTTCGGTAAAGTAAAATTAACTCAAGCATTCCACAGTTCACATTACACAGAAGATGAAAATAAAAACATCGTTTATACGGGAATGCCGACAGGAATTTTGTTTACAGCTGAAGGCAAGACGATCTATCATTTAGGAGATACAGGGCTTTTCTCTGATTTGAAAATGATCGGGGAAATGAACGACATTGATTTGGCCTTCATTCCAATCGGAGATAATTTTACGATGGGACCTGAAGATGCCGCGGTTGCAGCTGAATGGGTTGGCGCAAAAACGGTTGTCCCCATTCACTACAATACATTTCCGGTTATTGAACAAGACCCGAATCAATTTGTTCAGCTGTTAAAAGAAGGGATAGAAGGGAAAGTATTGAAGGCTGGCGAATCAATTACATTATAA
- the ald gene encoding alanine dehydrogenase, whose protein sequence is MRIGIPKEILNNENRVAITPAGVSILTEHNHQIVIEKDAGLNAGFLNKDYEAAGAEVVETAAEAWAVDMVLKVKEPQPEEYQFFKEELIIFTYLHLAAFPELTKELADKKIVSIAYETVQLDHGTLPLLTPMSEIAGRMAAQIGAQFLEKTYGGKGVLLGSVPGVKHGKVAIIGGGVVGTNAAKIAVGLGADVTIIDLSSDRLRQLDDIFGSNLNTLISNPYNIAGAVAEADLVIGAVLIPGAKAPRLVTKEMIQSMEPGSVVIDVAIDQGGIVETADRVSTHDHPTYEKYGVIHYAVANMPGAVPRTSTIALTNATMPYALEIANKGYEQASLDNPAIRKGLNTLKGSIVYQAIAEAHNMPYQPVDRLLKSKK, encoded by the coding sequence ATGCGTATAGGAATTCCGAAAGAAATATTAAACAACGAAAATCGTGTTGCGATCACGCCTGCGGGTGTATCGATTTTAACCGAACACAACCATCAAATTGTGATTGAAAAAGATGCGGGTTTAAATGCTGGTTTTTTAAATAAAGATTATGAGGCTGCAGGAGCTGAAGTCGTTGAAACCGCGGCTGAGGCTTGGGCCGTTGATATGGTCTTGAAGGTGAAAGAACCGCAGCCTGAAGAATACCAATTTTTTAAGGAAGAATTAATTATTTTTACATACCTTCATTTGGCTGCGTTCCCTGAACTAACAAAAGAATTGGCAGATAAAAAAATTGTATCCATTGCCTATGAGACGGTACAGCTTGATCATGGGACACTTCCACTGCTTACTCCTATGAGTGAAATTGCGGGGAGAATGGCAGCGCAAATCGGTGCACAGTTTCTTGAAAAAACGTATGGCGGAAAAGGTGTCCTGCTAGGGAGTGTACCGGGTGTTAAGCATGGGAAAGTAGCGATTATCGGCGGAGGCGTTGTAGGAACAAACGCAGCCAAAATAGCAGTCGGGCTTGGGGCTGATGTAACGATTATTGACTTAAGCTCTGACCGTTTGCGCCAGCTTGATGACATTTTCGGCTCGAATCTAAACACGCTCATTTCGAATCCTTACAACATTGCCGGAGCCGTTGCGGAAGCTGATCTCGTGATTGGAGCCGTTTTAATCCCGGGGGCCAAGGCACCGCGGCTGGTTACGAAAGAAATGATTCAGTCGATGGAGCCTGGTTCAGTCGTTATCGATGTTGCAATCGACCAAGGCGGGATCGTCGAAACAGCCGATCGAGTTTCGACACATGACCACCCGACCTACGAAAAATATGGCGTCATCCATTACGCGGTTGCGAATATGCCTGGAGCTGTTCCACGGACATCAACGATCGCTTTAACGAATGCAACGATGCCATACGCATTGGAAATTGCGAATAAAGGCTACGAACAAGCAAGCTTAGATAATCCTGCAATTAGGAAAGGGCTGAATACGTTAAAAGGTTCAATCGTTTATCAAGCGATCGCCGAAGCGCACAACATGCCGTACCAGCCAGTAGATCGACTTTTAAAAAGTAAAAAGTAA
- a CDS encoding SDR family oxidoreductase translates to MRHALITAGSKGLGKKVSEQLLQEGCNVTISYRSDEAAVTRLKDEWSEYKDQLLFTQGDVTKKEDIMHIVDEAFSAFGTIDFLINNAGPYIFERKKLVDYTDTEWYTMLEGNLSAVFHLLKKTIPEMRKQKFGRIITYGFQGAESAPGWVNRSAFSAAKVGLVSLTKTVAFEEAENGITANMVCPGDIVGDMKEASINEARKTFDRNTPIGRSGTGEDIARMISFLCQEDSDMVTGAIIDVTGGVDVVHRNR, encoded by the coding sequence ATGAGGCACGCATTAATTACTGCAGGATCGAAAGGATTGGGGAAAAAGGTATCTGAACAACTGCTTCAAGAGGGCTGCAATGTTACGATTAGTTATAGAAGTGATGAAGCTGCTGTTACAAGATTGAAAGACGAATGGAGCGAATACAAAGATCAGCTTTTGTTTACACAGGGAGATGTAACGAAGAAAGAAGATATTATGCATATTGTGGATGAAGCATTCTCTGCTTTCGGTACAATCGATTTCCTCATTAATAATGCGGGACCTTACATTTTTGAACGGAAAAAATTAGTTGATTACACAGATACCGAATGGTACACCATGCTGGAAGGGAATTTAAGTGCAGTATTTCATCTTTTGAAAAAAACGATTCCCGAAATGCGGAAACAAAAATTTGGACGCATTATTACATACGGTTTCCAAGGTGCAGAATCTGCTCCGGGATGGGTGAATCGCTCCGCTTTTAGCGCTGCAAAAGTGGGGTTGGTCTCCTTAACGAAAACGGTTGCATTCGAAGAAGCCGAAAATGGCATTACGGCAAACATGGTTTGTCCAGGGGACATTGTCGGCGATATGAAAGAAGCAAGCATCAATGAAGCTAGAAAGACATTTGATCGCAACACGCCGATTGGCCGTTCCGGAACTGGCGAGGATATCGCAAGAATGATTTCGTTCCTTTGCCAGGAAGATTCAGACATGGTGACAGGTGCCATTATCGATGTAACGGGCGGCGTGGACGTTGTCCACCGGAACCGGTAA
- a CDS encoding universal stress protein, which produces MAIYRNVMVAVDGSKEADGAFSRALKIAAADGAKLHIAHVVDTRSLTPMDQYAPYNISITDAESYGGKLLDEYVEKAKMQGYENVEAVLQSGSPKRDLPITLADKYNTDLIVCGATGLNAVERFLIGSVSEQIVRNAHCDVLVVRDKEISRES; this is translated from the coding sequence ATGGCGATTTACCGGAATGTCATGGTTGCTGTTGATGGTTCAAAGGAAGCGGACGGCGCATTCAGCCGGGCACTCAAAATTGCGGCTGCAGATGGCGCAAAGCTCCATATTGCCCATGTCGTTGATACGAGAAGCCTCACACCGATGGATCAATATGCGCCTTATAACATTTCAATTACCGATGCTGAAAGCTATGGTGGAAAGCTGCTGGACGAATATGTTGAAAAAGCAAAAATGCAAGGGTACGAGAATGTTGAAGCCGTGCTGCAATCAGGAAGCCCTAAACGAGATTTACCGATTACACTGGCGGATAAATACAATACTGATCTTATTGTATGTGGCGCAACCGGTTTAAATGCAGTTGAACGTTTCTTAATCGGAAGCGTATCGGAACAAATTGTCCGTAACGCCCATTGTGATGTCCTCGTTGTGAGAGACAAAGAAATTTCTAGAGAAAGTTAA
- the argH gene encoding argininosuccinate lyase: MTKLWGGRFVEHAEEWVDEFGASIGFDKELVEEDIEGSLAHVSMLKKTNILAGEEAQKIIEGLTKLKEKAKNGQLQFSVALEDIHLNIEKMLIDEIGPVGGKLHTGRSRNDQVATDMHLYLRKQVKEILDAIATLQDVLLRKAEEEQETLIPGYTHLQRAQPISFGHHLMAYFWMLERDYARFQESLKRINLSPLGAGALAGTTFPIDRHYSAELLGFGGIYENSLDAVSDRDFILEFLSDSSILMTHLSRFCEELILWSSQEFQFIEMDDRFATGSSIMPQKKNPDMAELIRGKTGRVYGNLFGLLTVLKGTPLAYNKDMQEDKEGMFDTVKTVKGSLKIFAGMIETMAVKREQMQKAVSQDFSNATELADYLATKGMPFREAHEVVGKLVLYCIQHHKFLLDLSIEEFKEASTLFEDDIYTMLEPRKVVERRNSAGGTGFKQVSAAIEKAKKIMEGKEPAV; this comes from the coding sequence GTGACAAAGCTATGGGGAGGCCGGTTTGTCGAGCATGCTGAAGAGTGGGTTGACGAATTCGGCGCCTCAATCGGCTTTGACAAGGAGCTTGTCGAAGAAGACATTGAAGGCAGCCTTGCCCACGTGAGCATGCTGAAAAAGACAAACATCTTAGCAGGCGAAGAAGCACAGAAAATTATAGAAGGCTTAACAAAACTAAAAGAAAAAGCAAAGAATGGGCAGCTCCAATTTTCCGTTGCCCTTGAAGATATTCACTTGAATATTGAAAAAATGCTTATTGACGAAATTGGCCCAGTTGGAGGCAAGCTTCATACAGGAAGAAGCCGAAACGACCAAGTGGCAACGGACATGCATCTCTATCTTCGCAAGCAAGTAAAAGAGATTTTGGATGCCATTGCTACACTGCAAGATGTACTGCTTAGAAAAGCAGAAGAGGAGCAGGAAACTCTTATCCCTGGATATACCCATTTGCAGCGGGCGCAGCCTATTTCCTTCGGACACCATCTTATGGCGTATTTTTGGATGCTTGAGCGCGATTATGCACGCTTTCAGGAAAGCTTAAAAAGGATTAACCTGTCCCCGCTAGGCGCCGGCGCTTTAGCTGGGACAACTTTTCCGATTGACCGCCACTACAGTGCAGAACTGCTCGGATTTGGCGGCATTTATGAGAACAGCCTTGATGCGGTTAGCGATCGCGACTTTATTCTCGAATTTTTAAGCGACTCCTCAATTTTAATGACGCATTTATCGCGTTTTTGTGAAGAGTTGATTCTTTGGTCTTCCCAAGAGTTTCAATTTATTGAAATGGATGACCGTTTTGCAACAGGCTCAAGCATTATGCCTCAAAAGAAAAACCCTGACATGGCTGAATTGATTCGTGGAAAAACAGGGCGTGTCTACGGCAATTTATTCGGCTTGCTAACCGTTTTGAAAGGAACGCCGCTTGCTTACAATAAAGACATGCAGGAAGATAAAGAAGGCATGTTTGACACAGTAAAAACAGTGAAAGGTTCTCTGAAAATTTTTGCTGGCATGATCGAAACGATGGCAGTCAAACGTGAACAAATGCAAAAGGCCGTATCACAAGATTTCTCGAATGCGACAGAACTTGCTGATTATCTCGCAACAAAAGGAATGCCATTTAGAGAAGCGCATGAAGTGGTAGGAAAGCTCGTCCTCTATTGCATTCAACATCACAAATTCTTGCTTGATTTAAGCATAGAGGAATTCAAGGAAGCATCCACTCTATTTGAAGACGATATTTATACGATGCTTGAACCGAGAAAAGTCGTTGAACGCCGGAATAGTGCTGGTGGGACAGGATTCAAACAAGTCTCCGCGGCAATTGAAAAAGCGAAGAAAATAATGGAAGGCAAAGAGCCCGCAGTCTAA
- a CDS encoding argininosuccinate synthase, which yields MANPKVVLAYSGGLDTSVAIKWLQDKGYDVIALGLDVGEGKDLDFVKEKALKVGAIQSYSINAKKEFAEEYALPVLQAHALYEQKYPLVSALSRPLIAKKLVEIAEQFGAEAVAHGCTGKGNDQVRFEVSIKALNPNLKVLAPVRDWKWSREEEIEYAKANGIPIPIDLDSPYSIDQNLWGRSNECGVLEDPWVTPPEDAYDLTVSIEDAPDTPDIVEIEFEHGVPVSINGIKYELDELILELNALAGKHGVGRIDHVENRLVGIKSREVYECPGAMTLIKAHKELEDLTQPREVAHFKPVIEQKMTELIYNGLWFSPLQKALLAFLKETQKSVTGAVRVKLFKGHAIVEGRKSEYSLYDEKLATYTKEDEFDHDAAVGFVELFGLPTKVHSMVNSKKAVKA from the coding sequence ATGGCAAATCCTAAAGTCGTTTTAGCATATTCTGGAGGATTAGATACGTCGGTTGCAATTAAGTGGCTCCAAGATAAGGGCTATGATGTCATTGCGCTTGGACTTGATGTTGGGGAAGGAAAAGATTTGGATTTCGTAAAAGAAAAGGCATTGAAAGTCGGTGCCATCCAGTCGTATTCCATTAATGCAAAAAAAGAGTTTGCGGAAGAATATGCATTGCCTGTATTGCAGGCCCATGCATTGTATGAACAAAAATATCCGCTCGTTTCGGCATTATCAAGACCGCTCATTGCAAAAAAACTTGTAGAAATTGCGGAGCAATTTGGTGCGGAGGCTGTTGCCCACGGTTGCACCGGCAAAGGAAACGACCAAGTCCGTTTTGAAGTTTCCATTAAAGCGTTAAACCCTAATTTAAAAGTATTGGCGCCTGTTCGGGATTGGAAATGGTCGAGGGAAGAAGAGATTGAATATGCGAAAGCGAACGGGATTCCGATTCCCATTGATCTTGACAGCCCATATTCTATCGACCAGAACTTGTGGGGAAGAAGCAACGAATGCGGCGTATTGGAAGATCCTTGGGTGACACCGCCTGAAGATGCATATGACCTTACTGTTTCGATTGAAGATGCGCCAGATACGCCTGACATTGTTGAAATCGAATTCGAACATGGGGTGCCAGTTTCGATAAACGGCATCAAATATGAGCTCGATGAATTGATTTTGGAATTAAATGCGCTTGCTGGAAAGCACGGCGTTGGCCGGATTGATCATGTGGAAAACCGTCTCGTCGGAATTAAATCTCGGGAAGTGTACGAGTGCCCAGGCGCAATGACACTTATTAAAGCGCATAAAGAGCTTGAAGATTTAACACAACCGAGAGAAGTGGCTCACTTTAAACCAGTCATCGAACAAAAAATGACAGAGCTTATTTACAATGGACTCTGGTTCTCGCCGCTACAAAAAGCATTGCTCGCATTCTTGAAAGAAACACAAAAATCTGTCACAGGTGCAGTGAGAGTAAAACTATTTAAAGGCCATGCGATTGTCGAAGGGAGAAAATCCGAATACTCTCTTTACGACGAGAAATTGGCTACGTATACGAAAGAAGACGAATTTGATCATGATGCAGCAGTAGGCTTTGTTGAACTTTTTGGATTGCCAACAAAAGTTCATAGCATGGTGAACTCGAAGAAAGCGGTGAAAGCGTGA
- a CDS encoding EcsC family protein has protein sequence MSLTKKERAIYEDILRWEEDFFQNPERQQQPSKPLFRFDGESLELLDNLLFLFNLFMQSTKWHTSAADKLLDEARNFDESIQTIGDMQRLPVHTLMYISKRRIDKEQIRSLLQGGLSGTGNLLFLGLDLPSLLVLNLRAVQFIAMTYGYSVIHPVEMLLSLKVFYTATISKKDQYAMWKNLEEEAKMLNHPFFYEGSDKIIDNDWLQNQLKQIAKAFLIMMLRKKTRQGIPFLSIAIGAWLNYHFSHKVLEIADKFYAKRLLEERAAAGDEL, from the coding sequence TTGAGCCTAACAAAAAAGGAACGAGCGATCTATGAAGACATTCTTCGTTGGGAAGAGGATTTTTTCCAAAATCCTGAAAGACAACAACAGCCGAGCAAGCCGCTTTTCCGTTTCGATGGGGAGAGCTTAGAGCTGCTCGATAATCTACTTTTTCTATTTAACTTGTTCATGCAGTCAACGAAGTGGCATACATCAGCAGCAGACAAGCTTCTTGATGAAGCACGGAATTTCGATGAATCCATACAAACAATCGGAGATATGCAGCGCTTGCCTGTGCACACCCTTATGTATATTTCGAAGCGGCGAATCGATAAGGAGCAGATTCGATCCCTTTTGCAAGGAGGATTATCCGGAACAGGAAATTTGTTGTTTTTAGGGCTTGATCTGCCGTCACTGCTCGTGCTCAATTTACGTGCGGTACAATTTATTGCGATGACATATGGTTATTCTGTCATTCATCCGGTTGAAATGCTTTTATCTCTTAAAGTTTTTTATACGGCAACGATTTCGAAAAAGGACCAATATGCCATGTGGAAAAATTTAGAGGAAGAAGCAAAAATGCTCAACCACCCATTCTTTTATGAGGGAAGCGACAAGATTATCGACAATGATTGGCTTCAAAACCAGTTGAAACAAATTGCAAAAGCATTTTTAATCATGATGCTAAGAAAAAAAACGAGACAAGGCATCCCTTTTCTCAGCATTGCAATTGGCGCTTGGTTAAACTACCACTTCTCTCACAAAGTATTAGAGATTGCAGATAAATTTTATGCAAAAAGATTACTGGAAGAGAGGGCAGCGGCAGGCGATGAGTTATAA